From the genome of Sulfurovum sp. NBC37-1, one region includes:
- a CDS encoding ion channel, which produces MLAKFLQREKRFIKSERVAFLVLPIVLIPLMFEVFLHGRYTQWFDMYKDEILISNILYIVLARFAVLDAAVYIFSRSKSHIHLALIQIVLLYLEITVITIVFYAVLFNMFDVFSLFHLNSQFPPENLKMIHDHSFVTSMYISTVTFTTLGSGDWIPQTLPAMMAVISEVILGVVQGGVFVAIVIYAHQNKGK; this is translated from the coding sequence ATGCTGGCAAAATTTCTGCAAAGGGAGAAGCGTTTTATCAAGAGTGAGAGGGTCGCTTTTCTCGTCCTTCCGATCGTACTGATACCGCTGATGTTCGAAGTATTTCTGCACGGCAGATACACCCAGTGGTTCGATATGTATAAAGATGAGATTCTCATCTCCAATATCCTCTATATCGTTCTGGCACGTTTTGCCGTACTCGATGCGGCGGTTTACATCTTCAGCCGATCGAAGAGCCATATCCATCTGGCACTCATTCAGATCGTACTGCTTTACCTTGAGATCACGGTCATTACCATCGTTTTTTATGCAGTACTTTTCAATATGTTCGATGTTTTTTCGCTCTTTCACCTCAACTCACAGTTTCCTCCGGAGAACCTGAAGATGATCCATGACCACAGTTTTGTCACCTCCATGTACATTTCGACTGTTACTTTTACAACGCTGGGATCAGGTGACTGGATACCCCAGACGCTTCCTGCGATGATGGCAGTCATTTCCGAGGTCATCCTCGGTGTGGTGCAGGGTGGTGTCTTTGTCGCCATCGTGATCTATGCGCATCAGAATAAAGGAAAATAG
- a CDS encoding efflux RND transporter periplasmic adaptor subunit, producing MTRSVKYGLIVLVIAAGSSLFYKKVYIPKTTYETVTPKVGDMYTEVFGVGNIGANNIYAITAQTGGKILQILTDKGQWVKKGEMLVSIDPVDLPKQLEEAKISVKKATLELEASKEELQSLKAQKALALVTFRRYERLQKQAFASKAEYDRTKADLDVIDAQIKATNARIDAAKIEVDRAGKNVEALEEKFARFSIYAPVDGYVIDREAEVAQSVAPTQPILKIVDPKSVWVKTYIDERLSGTVKVEQKAKIVLRSQAYRNYEGVVKRIEPQTDAVTLEKEVDVAFKTLPKPFYINEQAEVNIVTSQLKQVLKVPANAIVYQKLTPGVWTSHDGKAHFMTVKVLARDNKSVAVSGIDAKTVILMADPKKKALKEGMSVHL from the coding sequence ATGACAAGATCCGTAAAATATGGATTGATCGTACTTGTAATAGCGGCGGGATCCTCACTTTTTTACAAGAAGGTCTATATCCCCAAAACGACCTATGAAACGGTTACGCCAAAAGTCGGAGACATGTATACTGAAGTGTTCGGTGTAGGTAATATTGGGGCGAACAATATCTACGCTATCACGGCACAGACCGGCGGAAAGATACTGCAGATACTAACAGACAAAGGGCAGTGGGTCAAAAAAGGCGAGATGCTGGTAAGCATCGACCCGGTAGACCTTCCGAAACAGCTTGAAGAGGCAAAAATTTCCGTGAAGAAGGCTACTCTGGAGCTTGAGGCATCCAAAGAAGAATTGCAGAGTCTGAAGGCGCAAAAAGCATTGGCACTGGTCACGTTCAGACGCTATGAAAGACTGCAGAAGCAGGCGTTCGCATCCAAAGCGGAATACGACAGGACCAAAGCGGACCTCGATGTCATAGATGCGCAGATCAAGGCAACGAATGCACGCATAGATGCGGCGAAGATCGAGGTAGATCGTGCCGGAAAAAATGTGGAAGCGCTGGAAGAGAAGTTTGCACGTTTCAGCATCTATGCTCCGGTGGATGGTTATGTGATCGACAGGGAGGCAGAAGTAGCGCAGAGTGTCGCTCCTACACAGCCCATTCTCAAGATCGTCGATCCCAAAAGTGTTTGGGTAAAGACCTATATAGACGAGAGACTCAGCGGAACGGTCAAAGTTGAGCAAAAAGCGAAGATAGTGCTGCGCTCACAGGCGTACAGAAATTATGAAGGGGTTGTGAAGCGTATCGAGCCTCAGACGGATGCCGTGACGCTTGAAAAAGAGGTCGATGTGGCATTCAAAACGCTGCCAAAGCCTTTTTACATCAATGAGCAGGCTGAAGTGAACATTGTGACAAGTCAACTGAAACAGGTGCTGAAAGTACCTGCAAATGCCATTGTATATCAAAAGTTGACGCCAGGTGTATGGACCAGCCACGATGGCAAAGCGCATTTCATGACAGTAAAAGTCCTGGCACGTGACAATAAATCCGTTGCTGTCTCCGGGATCGATGCCAAAACGGTGATACTGATGGCTGATCCGAAGAAAAAAGCGCTGAAAGAAGGGATGTCGGTACACTTATGA
- a CDS encoding ABC transporter permease, with protein MINLAQKDVQHTLGKFLVTAMGVGMLLGIVLIMIGVYRGMMIDAEVLLGDIKADLWVVQEGTLGPFAEASRIHEDLRDTLRVIDGMETAEALTFQNLQLPKKPKPVRAVAVGYDPFGTINPINPERIIEGHPLEKDHYEIVVSDKTGFKLGDRIHLVRNDYTVVGVTHGTVSSGGDPLVYVSLKDAQDLQFSYTNNRIRSDRARGYRNKDAFMVNTIVGRVKSGYDVDAVAGEIRRFKHNSVYTAAQQKTILTKNLIEKASKQIGMFTAILVIVSTIIIALIIYTMTLEKMKEISIMKLIGIPNSMVIKMIVQETLLLGFLAFIFGNIFSHLIYSKFPKRVVLEIPDAWTLFIIVIIASILASLVGIRKVIKADPAAAIGG; from the coding sequence ATGATAAATCTGGCTCAAAAAGACGTCCAGCATACTCTTGGCAAGTTCCTTGTAACGGCTATGGGCGTAGGGATGCTTCTGGGGATCGTCCTTATTATGATCGGTGTCTACAGAGGAATGATGATCGATGCAGAAGTGCTGCTAGGCGATATCAAGGCTGACCTGTGGGTCGTGCAGGAAGGAACGCTGGGACCCTTTGCCGAAGCATCGCGTATTCACGAAGATCTCAGAGATACCCTGCGTGTCATTGACGGCATGGAGACTGCCGAAGCGTTGACCTTTCAGAACCTTCAGCTTCCAAAAAAGCCAAAGCCGGTACGTGCGGTAGCAGTGGGATATGACCCTTTTGGCACGATCAACCCCATCAATCCTGAGCGGATCATAGAGGGACACCCCCTCGAGAAGGACCACTACGAAATCGTGGTCTCAGACAAGACCGGTTTCAAACTGGGTGACAGGATCCATTTGGTCCGTAACGACTACACTGTAGTGGGTGTGACGCACGGTACCGTATCTTCCGGAGGGGATCCTCTGGTCTATGTCTCACTGAAAGATGCACAGGATCTGCAGTTTTCCTATACGAACAACCGGATCAGAAGTGACAGGGCGAGAGGGTACAGAAACAAGGATGCTTTCATGGTCAATACGATCGTTGGAAGGGTAAAATCGGGTTACGACGTTGATGCTGTGGCCGGTGAGATCAGACGGTTCAAACATAACAGCGTTTACACCGCAGCCCAGCAGAAGACCATTCTGACCAAGAACCTGATAGAAAAGGCCTCCAAGCAGATCGGGATGTTCACGGCCATACTGGTCATTGTCTCAACGATCATCATCGCACTGATCATTTATACGATGACCCTGGAGAAGATGAAGGAAATATCTATTATGAAGCTGATCGGTATTCCCAACAGTATGGTCATCAAAATGATCGTGCAGGAGACGTTGCTGCTTGGTTTTCTGGCATTCATCTTCGGTAATATCTTTTCCCACCTGATCTACAGCAAATTTCCCAAGCGGGTTGTGCTGGAGATACCTGATGCATGGACGTTGTTCATCATCGTCATTATCGCTTCGATCCTGGCTTCCCTGGTGGGAATACGAAAAGTGATCAAGGCAGACCCGGCAGCTGCCATAGGGGGTTAA
- a CDS encoding DUF4282 domain-containing protein produces the protein MKDILTFNTFITQDILVFFYYVGAVLMPVVLYFFKDYLIENISFVKTIYDKLYMFYSSFSSKRKIVFWMMFITIFLCMELCWRMMFEAMIGYFDMHDYLYKIANKIGGEK, from the coding sequence ATGAAGGATATTCTTACATTTAACACTTTCATAACGCAAGACATTTTAGTGTTTTTTTATTATGTCGGTGCAGTGCTCATGCCGGTGGTTCTGTACTTTTTTAAGGACTATCTGATCGAAAATATCTCTTTTGTAAAAACAATATATGACAAATTATATATGTTTTACAGTTCTTTCTCTTCCAAACGAAAGATCGTATTCTGGATGATGTTCATAACCATATTCCTTTGTATGGAATTGTGCTGGCGGATGATGTTCGAAGCGATGATAGGGTATTTTGATATGCATGATTATCTGTATAAAATTGCCAATAAAATAGGAGGAGAAAAATGA
- a CDS encoding TolC family protein, with amino-acid sequence MLKQSVWIVTLLAATNLSAQMLTLKTAIDRTLAHHPDVKTFMLRIQQAEQGYNAAYADYLPQIDLSATYAPTQTFALPQNGLFHTVDKEAWNAGVMLHQKVWDFAKTSSLVEASKIDEDISKLSLEEVRALLAYKVKSLYELLVVQKEAIAVRQKDLESKRAFYAQSKALVKQGLKTHADASRFLSSVYVAENNLAIAKASFEKAKVSLSLYMGTPLQNDLKLQSGTLKKHMASVKTIEREVLSNNYRMQMDRRMVDKNKALHRASEAAHFGSVDLVASHTRFDTLNSYNSDYVGVNYNIPLYHGGRLSAQEQQAKIGYQIAQEQRASTALALKEELSGLIIDIRRYDKTIKAKKEQLVSARKTRQVLEARYKEGLSTYIELLDSTTLVLNAKLGLLEAYYSRSLAIDRIEYLKGKI; translated from the coding sequence ATGTTGAAACAGTCGGTATGGATAGTCACCTTATTGGCTGCCACAAACCTCTCGGCACAGATGTTGACACTTAAAACAGCTATAGACAGAACACTGGCGCACCATCCGGATGTCAAAACGTTCATGCTGCGTATTCAGCAGGCGGAACAGGGTTACAATGCCGCCTATGCCGACTATCTTCCGCAGATAGACCTTTCTGCGACCTATGCGCCTACGCAGACATTTGCACTGCCGCAGAACGGTCTCTTTCATACAGTCGATAAAGAGGCCTGGAATGCGGGTGTAATGCTGCACCAGAAGGTTTGGGATTTTGCAAAGACAAGCTCCCTGGTAGAGGCATCGAAGATCGATGAAGATATCTCAAAGCTCTCCCTTGAAGAGGTCAGGGCACTGCTTGCCTACAAGGTAAAGTCTCTGTATGAACTGTTGGTTGTACAGAAAGAGGCTATCGCAGTCAGACAGAAAGACCTTGAAAGCAAACGCGCTTTTTACGCGCAGTCCAAAGCGTTGGTAAAACAGGGCCTGAAAACCCATGCAGATGCCAGCAGGTTCCTCTCTTCCGTTTATGTGGCTGAAAACAATCTTGCTATTGCCAAAGCCTCTTTCGAGAAAGCAAAAGTTTCCCTTTCCCTTTATATGGGTACACCACTGCAAAACGATCTCAAACTCCAGTCAGGTACATTGAAAAAGCATATGGCTTCGGTTAAAACCATAGAGCGTGAAGTTCTGTCGAACAACTACAGAATGCAGATGGACAGACGGATGGTTGACAAGAATAAAGCGCTTCACCGTGCAAGCGAAGCGGCACACTTCGGTTCTGTGGACCTTGTGGCTTCACATACAAGATTCGACACGCTCAATTCGTACAATTCGGACTACGTAGGCGTGAACTACAACATACCGCTCTATCACGGTGGCAGATTGAGCGCACAGGAGCAGCAGGCCAAAATTGGCTATCAGATCGCGCAGGAGCAGCGTGCGTCTACGGCACTGGCACTTAAAGAAGAGTTGAGCGGACTGATCATCGATATCAGACGTTACGACAAGACGATCAAGGCGAAAAAAGAACAGCTTGTATCGGCACGAAAAACGAGACAGGTGCTTGAAGCACGTTACAAAGAAGGGTTGTCGACCTACATCGAACTCCTCGACAGTACCACACTGGTATTGAACGCGAAACTCGGACTGCTTGAAGCATACTATTCGAGAAGTCTTGCCATAGATAGAATTGAATACCTTAAAGGAAAAATATAA
- a CDS encoding roadblock/LC7 domain-containing protein, giving the protein MSSLDISTLTSKGDKLLETFVKKNGLDGALLATAEGLEMAHYFKSDKDSDIISADIASLLASTSSVLSNTESGTLSEMIINADGGAIAVKDLGEEVALGVIAPAGFKMGGLIVALKVFLKELQAV; this is encoded by the coding sequence ATGAGTAGTCTAGATATTAGCACATTGACAAGCAAGGGTGACAAATTACTGGAGACGTTTGTCAAGAAGAATGGTCTTGATGGAGCGCTTCTTGCTACAGCAGAGGGTCTTGAAATGGCACATTATTTCAAATCAGACAAAGATTCTGATATTATCTCAGCGGATATCGCATCCTTGCTGGCTTCAACAAGCAGTGTTCTGAGCAATACAGAGTCGGGAACGTTGAGTGAAATGATTATTAATGCTGATGGCGGAGCTATCGCCGTTAAAGACCTTGGAGAAGAAGTGGCATTGGGTGTTATTGCACCAGCTGGATTCAAAATGGGCGGTCTCATCGTTGCATTGAAAGTCTTTCTTAAAGAACTTCAAGCCGTTTAA
- a CDS encoding Bax inhibitor-1/YccA family protein, whose protein sequence is MQNNTFTTHLSRSDSNVLLNSVYHWMMIGLLISGLSAFMVIHSAPLLHLLFGNPYMIWVLFLIELGLVIAISAGINKMDISTARILFILFSVVDGMTLASIFLIYTEASIVTTFFIAAATFGVMSLYGYFTDTDLSSWGSLLFAGLIGIIIALVVNFFLQSPMFEWWISVIGVIIFVGLTAYDTQKIKAMGEAMAGDDAQSLSRVAIVGALALYLDFINLFVMMLEFFGNERN, encoded by the coding sequence ATGCAAAACAATACTTTTACGACACATCTCAGCAGGTCAGACAGCAATGTCCTGCTCAATTCGGTCTATCACTGGATGATGATAGGCCTGCTGATCTCCGGGCTGAGTGCATTTATGGTCATACACAGTGCGCCACTGCTGCATCTGCTTTTCGGAAATCCGTATATGATATGGGTGCTTTTCCTTATAGAACTGGGCTTGGTCATCGCCATCTCTGCGGGTATCAACAAGATGGATATTTCCACTGCGAGGATTTTGTTTATCCTTTTTTCCGTCGTAGACGGTATGACGCTGGCAAGTATTTTCCTCATATACACGGAAGCGTCTATTGTAACCACCTTTTTCATAGCGGCCGCGACCTTTGGTGTAATGAGTCTTTACGGCTACTTCACGGACACGGATCTGAGTTCATGGGGGAGCCTTCTTTTTGCCGGTCTCATCGGGATCATCATTGCTTTGGTAGTGAACTTTTTTCTTCAAAGCCCCATGTTCGAATGGTGGATCTCGGTGATCGGAGTAATCATCTTCGTCGGACTGACTGCCTATGATACGCAGAAGATAAAAGCCATGGGTGAAGCGATGGCCGGTGATGACGCACAAAGTTTAAGCCGTGTCGCGATCGTTGGTGCATTGGCACTCTATCTCGATTTCATAAACCTTTTTGTTATGATGCTGGAGTTTTTCGGGAACGAACGAAATTAG
- a CDS encoding hybrid sensor histidine kinase/response regulator, whose translation MENKFFIDTLYKLIKQIFPTDRICISCLEKDTSGLLVIDPASYKKISVSLKEDSISKLCLGTEKPFIVNHLEDDFLYNPKIDNPFRHPDDSCALLPITYRGKHRISGLISIFKQKKSNKKTFFTKEEIEKALDFIEDFTKNDKKILDTIKNNAIKLQEFDLYPDRKSEFFSSVIHDIRTPMNAVLGFLDLLKEEVDPKQVEYVQSAHKSAEMVIALINDVLDFNKISSGKLKIDLYYFSPVKELENTALLFYHNALSKRIDFIIYVDPNIPYLIKSGPIRLKQIINNLISNAIKFTPEGGMVTLEMLYELDTDELIVNVKDTGIGIPEEAQKSIFHPFQQASKSIAGKYGGTGLGLSISKKLADLLEGELHFDSKEGEGTTFTLTIPCNSIPGTPKCIELDPEKIPYLYMVEGSKNKHRYSKNYSRYFDTLNIPYEVITADALVKRKINTNNSLFLGISFDFNNKNELSLMQKYKRSFILFQVEMFEDSSLIPDDLTILNMPIFPEKLFTSIDNIQKAPEPFEEKKMSKKHVLLVDDSVINLKLMEEVSRRLGAISFSARNGKEGIEMFKNNDIDIIFIDKNMPVLDGIESIKEIRKLPKGKDVTIYGLTGDSESEVHAEMIEAGADSILTKPIEISRIREILTD comes from the coding sequence ATGGAAAATAAATTTTTTATAGATACATTATACAAACTAATTAAACAGATTTTTCCAACTGATCGTATATGTATATCATGTCTTGAGAAAGATACTTCCGGTCTTCTGGTTATTGATCCTGCCTCCTATAAGAAGATCTCTGTTTCCTTGAAAGAAGATAGCATTTCAAAGTTATGTTTGGGAACAGAAAAACCTTTTATTGTTAACCATTTGGAAGATGATTTTCTCTACAATCCAAAAATTGATAATCCTTTTAGGCATCCAGATGATTCGTGTGCACTGCTTCCCATTACTTACAGGGGGAAGCATAGGATAAGCGGCTTAATCTCCATTTTTAAACAAAAAAAGTCTAACAAAAAGACATTTTTTACAAAAGAAGAGATTGAAAAAGCATTGGATTTTATAGAAGATTTTACTAAAAATGATAAAAAAATTTTAGATACGATTAAAAATAATGCTATAAAACTTCAAGAGTTTGATCTTTATCCTGACCGTAAAAGCGAGTTTTTTTCATCTGTTATTCATGATATCAGGACACCTATGAATGCTGTATTGGGCTTTCTTGACCTATTGAAAGAAGAGGTGGACCCAAAGCAGGTGGAGTATGTTCAATCGGCACACAAGAGTGCAGAAATGGTTATAGCACTTATTAATGATGTTCTTGATTTCAATAAAATCAGTTCTGGAAAACTTAAGATTGACCTATATTATTTCTCTCCGGTCAAAGAGCTTGAGAATACAGCTCTGCTTTTTTATCATAATGCCTTGAGTAAACGTATAGACTTTATTATTTATGTAGATCCCAATATACCATATCTGATTAAATCTGGCCCGATTCGTCTCAAACAAATTATTAATAATCTAATAAGTAATGCTATTAAGTTTACTCCTGAGGGAGGTATGGTCACTTTAGAAATGCTCTATGAGCTAGATACAGATGAGCTGATTGTCAATGTTAAAGATACAGGAATCGGTATTCCGGAAGAGGCGCAAAAAAGTATTTTCCATCCTTTTCAACAGGCTTCCAAGAGTATAGCAGGAAAATATGGCGGTACGGGATTGGGACTGAGCATCTCCAAAAAATTGGCAGACTTACTGGAAGGAGAATTACACTTTGATAGCAAAGAGGGAGAAGGAACAACGTTCACGCTAACGATTCCTTGCAACTCTATCCCCGGTACGCCAAAGTGCATTGAACTAGACCCCGAGAAGATTCCATATCTGTATATGGTCGAAGGCTCCAAGAACAAGCATCGTTATAGCAAAAACTATAGCAGGTATTTTGATACGTTGAATATACCTTACGAAGTCATAACAGCAGATGCACTCGTTAAACGTAAAATCAATACAAACAATAGTCTATTCTTAGGTATCAGTTTCGACTTTAACAATAAAAATGAACTATCGCTCATGCAAAAATACAAGAGATCATTTATTCTATTTCAAGTAGAAATGTTTGAAGACAGCAGTCTCATTCCTGATGATTTGACTATTTTGAATATGCCAATTTTTCCAGAAAAGCTCTTTACCTCCATAGATAACATACAGAAGGCTCCCGAACCTTTTGAAGAAAAGAAGATGAGTAAAAAGCATGTTCTACTGGTGGATGACAGTGTCATTAATCTCAAGCTTATGGAAGAAGTCAGTAGACGCTTGGGGGCGATATCTTTTAGCGCCAGGAATGGCAAAGAAGGTATAGAGATGTTTAAAAACAATGATATCGATATTATTTTTATAGATAAGAACATGCCTGTGCTTGATGGCATAGAGAGCATTAAAGAGATTCGTAAATTACCTAAAGGCAAAGATGTTACTATTTATGGCTTGACCGGTGACTCAGAGAGTGAAGTACATGCAGAAATGATAGAAGCTGGTGCTGATAGCATACTCACAAAACCTATTGAAATCAGTCGTATCAGGGAAATTCTTACAGATTAA
- a CDS encoding thioredoxin family protein produces the protein MMKKTMVLLTVLMTTYLWAEVPMLQETPFAQVSKQIGKGKNVMLEVGSDSCRSCQVMGRRLHMVKLEHPEYPIFFVNVKKERGAAYKLKIQMIPTQIILDGNGKEVYRHVGVLKMDELDALLKQYIAN, from the coding sequence ATGATGAAAAAAACAATGGTATTGCTGACAGTGTTAATGACGACATATCTTTGGGCGGAAGTCCCAATGCTTCAGGAGACGCCATTTGCTCAGGTCTCAAAGCAGATAGGCAAAGGAAAGAACGTGATGCTTGAAGTGGGTTCAGACAGCTGCCGTAGCTGTCAGGTCATGGGAAGACGGCTCCATATGGTCAAACTGGAGCACCCGGAGTATCCGATATTTTTCGTCAATGTCAAAAAGGAGAGGGGAGCCGCCTACAAACTCAAAATTCAGATGATCCCCACACAGATCATACTCGATGGAAACGGTAAAGAGGTCTACAGACACGTGGGTGTGCTGAAGATGGATGAACTTGATGCGCTGCTTAAGCAGTATATCGCAAACTGA
- a CDS encoding ABC transporter ATP-binding protein — protein sequence MEKQAIKVENIVKHFGKGDSLVRVIEGASFQVDKGELVALVAPSGAGKTTLLMMIGCVEEPTSGTVWLGNEKVYDNKWLTKETRKIRREKIGFIFQAHYLIPFLNVIENVTLIPQTNGVSEKEANEKAMDLLEYFDIADKAKAMPSQLSGGQNQRVAIARALANTPQIILADEPTAALDSKRSVDVVKMLKKIAVEQDVAVIMVTHDEAMLPLCDRILKIEDKKVVSEEVPESAVIL from the coding sequence ATGGAAAAACAGGCAATCAAAGTTGAAAATATTGTCAAACATTTCGGTAAGGGCGACAGTCTGGTCCGGGTCATAGAGGGAGCCTCTTTTCAGGTGGACAAAGGTGAGCTGGTCGCGCTGGTCGCACCGAGTGGTGCAGGGAAGACTACGCTTCTAATGATGATAGGCTGTGTGGAAGAGCCTACGAGCGGTACCGTCTGGCTGGGTAATGAAAAGGTGTACGACAACAAGTGGCTTACCAAAGAGACCAGAAAAATACGCCGTGAGAAGATCGGATTCATCTTTCAGGCGCACTATCTCATCCCCTTCCTTAATGTCATAGAGAACGTTACGCTCATTCCGCAGACCAATGGTGTATCTGAAAAAGAGGCGAACGAGAAAGCCATGGATCTGCTGGAGTATTTCGACATTGCTGACAAGGCCAAAGCAATGCCCTCCCAGCTCTCCGGTGGACAGAACCAGCGTGTGGCTATCGCCCGTGCGCTCGCCAACACGCCCCAGATCATCCTGGCAGACGAACCTACCGCGGCGCTGGACTCTAAACGCTCCGTCGATGTTGTAAAAATGCTCAAGAAAATCGCCGTCGAGCAGGATGTAGCCGTCATTATGGTCACGCACGATGAAGCGATGCTGCCGTTGTGTGACAGGATACTGAAGATAGAGGACAAAAAAGTGGTGTCCGAAGAGGTACCTGAAAGTGCAGTGATATTGTAG
- a CDS encoding cation diffusion facilitator family transporter gives MSEHHHHHNVSGKNLFLTIVLNIIITLSQIVGGIMSGSLALLSDAMHNFSDVLALFIAYAANRLAARPNDVTKTFGYKRAEILAALFNASVLIGIAIFLIIEAAHKFYHPEAINSVWVIGLGALSIVLNTASVLLIKDDSHDNMNVKAAYLHLLTDVMTSIAVVLGGVLMYYFGIFWIDPLISALIAVYLIWASFGLVRESSAILMQFTPKGLDVDAVVHAIEEEPEIEDVHHIHVWKLDDNHIHLEAHLDFKEDLPLSVSNRVIERLEKKLHDSFDVEHTTFQCEYGRDDSKEVIV, from the coding sequence ATGAGTGAACATCATCACCATCATAACGTAAGCGGGAAGAACCTCTTTCTAACTATCGTCCTCAATATCATCATCACACTCTCACAGATCGTGGGCGGGATCATGTCAGGTTCTCTGGCACTGCTGAGTGATGCCATGCACAACTTCAGTGATGTACTGGCACTGTTCATCGCCTATGCCGCGAACCGTCTGGCCGCACGTCCCAACGACGTTACGAAGACTTTCGGCTACAAACGTGCAGAGATTCTCGCGGCGCTGTTCAATGCTTCCGTGCTCATCGGTATCGCGATATTTCTGATCATCGAAGCCGCACACAAGTTCTATCATCCCGAAGCGATCAATTCGGTATGGGTCATCGGACTGGGTGCACTCAGTATCGTGCTCAATACGGCCTCCGTACTTCTGATCAAAGATGATTCCCACGACAACATGAACGTCAAGGCGGCCTATCTGCATCTTCTCACCGATGTGATGACCAGTATCGCCGTTGTGCTCGGCGGAGTACTGATGTACTATTTTGGCATCTTCTGGATCGACCCGCTCATCTCGGCGCTGATCGCGGTTTATCTTATCTGGGCCTCGTTCGGGCTTGTGCGGGAAAGCAGTGCCATTTTGATGCAGTTCACCCCCAAGGGACTCGATGTCGATGCCGTTGTCCATGCCATAGAGGAAGAACCGGAGATCGAGGATGTGCATCATATCCATGTCTGGAAACTCGATGACAATCATATCCATCTTGAAGCGCATTTGGATTTTAAAGAAGATTTACCGTTATCCGTTTCAAATAGAGTGATAGAGAGACTGGAGAAAAAGCTACATGATAGTTTTGATGTTGAACATACGACATTTCAGTGCGAATACGGAAGAGATGACAGTAAAGAAGTCATTGTGTAA